The following coding sequences are from one Apodemus sylvaticus chromosome X, mApoSyl1.1, whole genome shotgun sequence window:
- the Fundc2 gene encoding FUN14 domain-containing protein 2 — protein sequence MTNACSWSRDLKLCHRDTSSPEMAANSQGNFDGKFEALDLAELTKKQPWWRKLFGQESGPSAEKYSVATQLVIGGVTGWCTGFVFQKVGKLAATAVGGGFFLLQLANHTGYIKVDWQRVEKDMKKAKEQLKIRKNKQIPTEVKSKAEEVVSFVKKNVLVTGGFFGGFLLGMAS from the exons ATGACTAACGCCTGTTCCTGGTCTCGTGATCTGAAGCTGTGTCATCGCGATACTAGTTCCCCCGAAATGGCTGCGAACAGTCAAG GAAACTTTGATGGAAAATTTGAGGCACTGGATCTTGCAGAATTAACAAAAAAACAACCTTGGTGGCGTAAGttgtttgggcaggaatctggGCCATCAGCTGAAAAATATAGTGTAGCAACCCAGCTGGTAATTGGGGGTGTTACTGGATG GTGCACTGGTTTTGTATTCCAGAAGGTTGGGAAATTGGCTGCAACAGCTGTAGGAGGTGGATTCTTTCTCCTTCAG CTGGCAAACCATACTGGATACATCAAAGTTGACTGGCAAAGAGTAGAAAAAGACATGAAAAAGGCCAAAGAGCAGTTGAAGATTCGTAAGAATAAGCAAATACCAACTGAAGTCAAGAGCAAAGCTGAGGAG GTTGTGTCATTTGTGAAGAAGAATGTTCTAGTGACTGGAGGATTTTTTGGAGGCTTTTTGCTCGGCATGGCATCCTAA